A genomic stretch from Marinifilum sp. JC120 includes:
- a CDS encoding 4Fe-4S dicluster domain-containing protein — protein MNIKSVKLAYFSPTGTTEKVVQAIAEGIGVDDPELVDITKPSQREQPLEISKDELLVIGVPVYMGRVPGLLEDWFGRIKAHGSPVVCVVVYGNRVYDDALLELKDIMLKQGGVVVGCAAYIGEHSFSDEETPTAQGRPDASDVKHAEMFGTKVREKLDSIADLSNNYGMEVPGEYPYRGNTELWNVDFIAVSDACVQCGLCAEICPTGAIDAQDSSVVDQVKCITCCACLKKCPQQARTMKDGPVKDARKRLNNLFAEPKRPEYFL, from the coding sequence ATGAATATTAAGTCTGTTAAACTGGCCTATTTTTCCCCGACAGGAACAACCGAAAAGGTAGTTCAGGCTATTGCCGAAGGGATTGGAGTTGACGACCCGGAGTTGGTTGACATTACCAAGCCGAGCCAAAGAGAGCAGCCGCTTGAAATTTCAAAAGACGAACTGCTTGTAATTGGAGTTCCTGTTTATATGGGCAGGGTTCCGGGGCTACTAGAGGATTGGTTTGGCAGAATTAAGGCACATGGAAGCCCGGTGGTTTGCGTTGTGGTCTATGGAAACCGCGTCTACGATGATGCCTTGCTTGAGCTTAAAGATATTATGCTGAAACAGGGGGGCGTGGTTGTAGGCTGCGCGGCGTATATTGGTGAACATTCCTTTTCAGATGAGGAAACTCCCACTGCACAGGGCCGTCCTGATGCAAGTGATGTGAAGCACGCTGAAATGTTCGGAACGAAGGTTCGCGAAAAGCTGGACTCAATAGCTGATCTTTCCAATAATTACGGTATGGAAGTTCCCGGAGAATACCCGTACCGGGGAAATACTGAATTGTGGAACGTCGATTTTATAGCAGTAAGCGATGCGTGTGTTCAGTGCGGTCTCTGTGCTGAAATCTGCCCCACCGGGGCGATAGATGCTCAAGACAGTTCCGTTGTTGATCAGGTTAAATGCATCACCTGTTGTGCATGCCTCAAGAAATGTCCCCAGCAGGCCAGAACAATGAAGGACGGCCCGGTAAAAGATGCTCGTAAAAGGCTGAACAATCTTTTTGCTGAACCTAAAAGACCGGAATACTTTTTGTAA
- a CDS encoding TetR/AcrR family transcriptional regulator, producing the protein MTKTKAGRPRSEKAQQAVLSATYELLNKNSGKKLTIEAIAKKAGVGKPTIYRWWPSLGDIVLEAMLSQADSKIPVPPYESLQITLRQFLRDSMKSINEGDGGNLRYLMALAQNDESFRLRFKENFVAKRQEILKSILQQAVDSNEISPTQNLDTLVDMVFGSMWYRLLIGHDTMNESFADELTEIVIKLEK; encoded by the coding sequence ATGACCAAGACAAAAGCCGGACGCCCAAGAAGCGAAAAAGCACAACAGGCAGTACTGAGCGCAACTTATGAGCTGCTGAATAAAAACAGCGGTAAGAAGCTGACCATTGAGGCTATCGCTAAAAAGGCTGGAGTAGGCAAACCTACCATTTACCGCTGGTGGCCCTCTTTAGGGGATATTGTGCTGGAAGCGATGCTCAGTCAGGCAGATAGTAAAATACCTGTTCCGCCCTATGAATCATTGCAGATAACACTACGCCAATTCCTGCGGGACTCCATGAAATCAATAAATGAAGGTGATGGCGGCAACCTGCGCTACCTCATGGCACTGGCCCAGAATGACGAATCATTCCGACTCCGGTTTAAAGAAAATTTTGTGGCTAAACGTCAGGAAATCCTTAAATCCATCCTTCAGCAGGCCGTAGATTCAAATGAAATCTCCCCTACTCAGAATTTGGATACACTCGTGGACATGGTCTTCGGGTCCATGTGGTATAGGCTACTTATCGGGCATGACACCATGAATGAGTCTTTTGCAGATGAGCTTACCGAGATAGTAATTAAGCTTGAAAAATAG
- a CDS encoding amino acid ABC transporter substrate-binding protein, whose product MIKSIYNILFSKKIMIIIILLTITSCTDSSPIKIGFVGSISGRFSELGVTARNTLQLMTEEQNKAGGINGRKIELVIRDDKSSPEEAKAAIIDLTKNNVRLILGPITSAMAQATTEAIAGRDVLVMSPTMSTDFLADRDDNLLRTATSSAGQANTLAERVLSLGLGRTAIIGDIENEKYVTAIANRFKSIMKKAGKEIPVEIEFSSSHNPDFTSMAKKVAAKRPDSVLFITNGFDAAMFSQTLRKTGLKRTPFFGVSWTQSNDIITHGGRAVEGMRLIGLHDYDNVNPEIDDLKKLYISRYNKEPSFIYTRYAKIFKIAIYGLESTKSDDPAQIKRSILDKKLFNVVGTEIVFNKFGDVKEVFSILIIKNGKFINDI is encoded by the coding sequence GTGATAAAAAGTATCTACAACATACTATTTTCAAAAAAAATCATGATAATAATCATCCTGCTGACGATCACTTCATGCACAGATTCCTCCCCCATTAAAATCGGTTTTGTGGGCAGTATAAGCGGACGTTTTTCCGAATTAGGCGTAACCGCCAGAAACACTCTGCAACTGATGACAGAAGAGCAAAACAAGGCAGGAGGAATAAACGGCAGAAAAATCGAACTGGTGATCAGGGATGACAAAAGCTCCCCGGAAGAGGCCAAAGCTGCCATAATAGATCTCACTAAGAACAACGTCCGCCTAATTTTGGGCCCCATCACCAGTGCCATGGCCCAAGCCACCACCGAAGCCATTGCGGGCCGCGATGTACTGGTGATGAGCCCGACCATGAGCACAGATTTCCTTGCCGACAGGGATGACAACTTACTGCGCACGGCGACCTCCAGCGCCGGGCAGGCAAACACCCTCGCAGAACGGGTTCTATCTCTGGGACTGGGCAGAACAGCCATTATCGGCGACATAGAAAACGAAAAGTATGTTACTGCCATTGCCAATCGATTTAAAAGCATCATGAAGAAAGCTGGCAAGGAAATCCCGGTTGAGATAGAATTTTCCAGCAGCCACAACCCGGATTTCACGTCCATGGCCAAGAAAGTGGCCGCCAAAAGGCCGGATTCTGTTCTCTTCATTACTAACGGCTTTGACGCGGCCATGTTTTCGCAAACCCTGCGCAAGACAGGGCTGAAGAGAACACCCTTTTTCGGGGTCAGCTGGACCCAATCAAATGATATCATTACCCATGGCGGAAGGGCAGTGGAAGGCATGCGGCTCATCGGCCTACACGACTATGATAATGTCAACCCGGAAATTGATGATTTAAAAAAACTATATATATCCAGATATAACAAGGAGCCGTCATTCATCTATACCCGTTATGCTAAGATATTTAAAATTGCTATTTACGGCCTTGAAAGCACAAAGTCAGATGATCCCGCTCAAATAAAACGTAGCATATTGGACAAAAAGCTATTCAACGTGGTCGGGACAGAAATAGTATTTAATAAATTTGGGGATGTTAAAGAAGTGTTCAGCATCCTAATTATCAAAAACGGTAAATTTATTAACGACATTTGA
- a CDS encoding PAS domain S-box protein yields the protein MKNKNSLSKIMSLHFIVSTTIPFLLFAALVYIYTLDQFKENIEARNNSSTKLIVNIVEEEMHDIQSTLQNCAAAIEKNKNSPAQTEMYLQAITVASRAIHQVRLLDSNGIVYALSPFSKDILGLDMSNYPSFKYAHSKKTTYWSPAIISDTHRTPVFQISIPIHSGVLIANVTFPNLNSLIKELSIGKSSILAITDQTGTYIAHTDETQVQQRNEDQHFKLFKGISGSAVRKIQIKGDKHYDTAYAASIGPFQWVALIYQNSRDVYRNLITYTLAFITLALLILFLGMLFLIFKLKTTTSHFDELVSLAARLSRGDYSPSPNPKDIKEFDKIAAAFEKMSCSIQQREKEINNLNRDLAQKLNEIIKLHNMNEMVLSSAAEAIFGLNHKGNIIFINTAACKMLGYSKKELIHQNHHEMCHSSKENGAPYPVADCPLHSTLRDGQPQRGTDAFIRKDGTFVPVDYYSMPVFDQGSLQGIVVSAIDISERLKSEEEMQKLRSLLSNIINSMPSVLIAVDSSAKVIQWNAQAELESGIKNEEVSGRDLKEVYPRLSSKITEIHTAMQSSTPCSEGRLTYQQNGRTYHEDITIYPLTSNGIEGAVIRLDDVTDKVNLEQIIIQSEKMMSLGGLAAGMAHEINNPLAGISGNIYNMHKRIFGDLPANHATADQCGVSLEDMRNYLKQRDIPKMLDAIKTSTERASTIVRNMLSFSRKSEQSMGSHNMADLLEETIDIAASDYDLKKQFDFKKIKIIRDYDKNIPKAYCERSEIQQVFFNLLKNGAEAMKDKHYTESGPCFSLRTFQEGPEVVVQIEDNGPGMDVETRSRIFEPFYTTKPVGKGTGLGLSVSYFIIAEQHGGSMTIDSEPGSWTRFTIKLPVNLGQ from the coding sequence ATGAAAAACAAAAACTCCTTAAGTAAAATAATGTCGTTGCATTTTATTGTGTCGACGACAATTCCTTTCCTACTTTTTGCAGCACTGGTCTATATTTACACTTTGGATCAATTCAAAGAGAATATTGAAGCCAGAAACAACTCTTCTACCAAACTAATAGTGAATATAGTTGAAGAAGAGATGCACGACATTCAAAGCACACTGCAAAACTGTGCAGCAGCAATCGAGAAAAACAAAAATTCCCCGGCTCAAACCGAGATGTACCTGCAAGCCATCACCGTTGCCAGCAGGGCTATACATCAGGTACGCCTGCTTGATAGTAACGGGATAGTCTATGCTCTTTCCCCTTTTTCCAAAGATATTCTAGGCCTGGACATGTCCAACTACCCTTCTTTTAAATACGCACATTCAAAAAAAACTACCTACTGGTCCCCGGCTATAATTTCAGACACTCACAGAACCCCTGTATTTCAAATCTCCATTCCAATCCACAGTGGAGTACTCATCGCCAACGTAACATTTCCAAACCTTAACTCATTAATAAAAGAACTTAGCATTGGAAAAAGCAGCATCCTTGCAATCACCGACCAAACTGGGACATACATAGCACATACAGATGAGACCCAAGTACAACAAAGAAATGAAGACCAGCATTTTAAACTTTTCAAGGGTATTTCCGGCTCAGCAGTCAGAAAGATTCAGATCAAAGGTGATAAACACTATGACACTGCCTACGCAGCCTCCATCGGTCCTTTTCAATGGGTAGCTTTAATTTACCAGAATTCAAGAGATGTATACCGAAACCTGATTACCTACACTCTTGCATTCATCACTCTTGCTCTGCTGATACTTTTTCTGGGCATGCTTTTTCTAATTTTCAAGCTCAAGACTACAACCTCCCATTTTGATGAACTTGTGTCTCTTGCAGCACGGCTCTCACGCGGAGATTACAGCCCGTCTCCGAATCCGAAGGACATCAAAGAATTTGATAAAATCGCAGCTGCTTTCGAAAAAATGTCATGCAGCATTCAGCAGAGAGAAAAAGAAATCAATAACCTCAACCGAGACCTTGCACAAAAACTCAATGAAATTATCAAGCTGCACAACATGAACGAGATGGTGCTTTCCTCGGCCGCAGAAGCTATCTTCGGATTGAATCACAAAGGAAACATTATTTTTATCAACACCGCAGCATGCAAAATGCTGGGTTACAGCAAGAAAGAACTCATTCATCAAAACCATCACGAGATGTGCCATTCCAGCAAAGAAAACGGGGCTCCATATCCTGTGGCTGACTGCCCGCTGCACTCTACTCTCAGGGATGGACAGCCCCAGAGGGGTACCGATGCATTTATAAGAAAGGACGGCACATTCGTCCCGGTCGACTATTACTCCATGCCCGTCTTTGACCAAGGAAGCCTGCAAGGCATAGTTGTTTCCGCCATTGATATCAGCGAGCGGTTGAAGTCAGAAGAGGAAATGCAAAAACTGCGCAGCCTGCTGAGCAACATTATTAACTCCATGCCTTCCGTGCTCATCGCAGTGGACAGCTCAGCGAAAGTAATCCAGTGGAATGCACAGGCAGAACTTGAATCCGGGATAAAAAACGAAGAAGTATCCGGCCGTGATCTTAAGGAAGTTTACCCAAGACTCTCCTCAAAAATTACGGAAATCCATACAGCCATGCAAAGCTCCACCCCCTGTAGCGAAGGTAGACTTACCTACCAGCAGAATGGAAGGACATATCACGAGGATATCACCATCTATCCCCTGACCAGCAATGGAATTGAAGGAGCTGTTATCCGTCTGGACGACGTAACTGACAAGGTTAACCTTGAACAAATCATAATTCAATCCGAAAAGATGATGTCACTTGGGGGACTTGCAGCTGGAATGGCCCATGAGATAAACAACCCGTTGGCTGGTATTTCCGGAAATATTTACAACATGCACAAACGCATTTTCGGAGATCTTCCTGCCAATCACGCAACTGCGGATCAATGTGGGGTATCACTTGAAGATATGCGCAACTATCTGAAACAACGTGACATACCTAAAATGCTGGACGCCATTAAAACTTCCACTGAACGCGCCTCCACCATTGTCCGCAACATGCTCAGTTTCAGCCGCAAGAGTGAACAGAGCATGGGGTCCCATAACATGGCTGATTTACTGGAAGAAACAATTGACATCGCCGCCAGTGACTATGACCTGAAAAAACAATTTGATTTCAAAAAAATCAAGATCATACGCGATTACGATAAAAATATACCCAAGGCTTATTGCGAGAGAAGTGAAATTCAACAGGTATTTTTCAATCTCCTGAAAAATGGAGCTGAAGCCATGAAAGATAAGCACTACACTGAATCCGGCCCCTGTTTTTCCTTAAGAACATTTCAGGAAGGACCGGAAGTCGTAGTTCAAATAGAAGACAACGGACCGGGAATGGATGTGGAAACCAGATCACGAATATTTGAACCTTTTTATACAACCAAGCCTGTTGGCAAAGGCACAGGGTTAGGCCTTTCGGTTTCCTATTTTATTATCGCCGAACAGCACGGAGGCTCCATGACCATTGATTCGGAGCCGGGCAGCTGGACCCGTTTTACCATCAAGCTACCTGTCAATTTAGGGCAGTAA
- a CDS encoding antibiotic biosynthesis monooxygenase: MVILTALLQAKKGMEEEFETALRIMIPETAQEKGALEYRLHRSKSNPESYFFYEKYVDQAALDAHLATPYYKTLIEKVGPLLAQEPLVDTYTFLEGIPEGK; the protein is encoded by the coding sequence ATGGTTATATTGACAGCTTTATTGCAGGCGAAGAAAGGTATGGAAGAGGAATTTGAAACTGCGTTGCGCATTATGATTCCCGAGACTGCACAGGAAAAAGGGGCACTTGAGTACCGTCTGCATCGTTCAAAATCGAATCCTGAAAGTTATTTCTTTTACGAAAAGTACGTGGATCAAGCTGCGTTAGATGCGCATCTTGCTACTCCATACTACAAGACTCTTATTGAAAAAGTAGGGCCATTGCTGGCTCAAGAACCGCTTGTGGACACTTATACTTTTCTTGAGGGTATTCCTGAAGGGAAGTAG
- a CDS encoding AraC family transcriptional regulator, with the protein MSNHRIKQQAFPCPELYRYVDRFWAWEGDESEGLLRSRMLPGTGKEVTFHYGAPLSLEYRDGEIEKLPRAHLICLRSKSAILRASSKTKFISIRFRTGAFRYFCPIPAEQLADSFIDAGELLGAESRLLAQQIDEANDFQERVRFIEAYLLKRLHPLLDNGRHIDHAVDSFYYDHSFVRPVNISDQVGMGVRQFQRMFKTAMGVTPKRFIRLSRFQHTVKSLLLIGADDMLGTALEHGYYDQSHFIRDFKEFTGQTPRSFLDSQTSMTHFYNTSRPQKTIVQSSTK; encoded by the coding sequence ATGAGTAACCATAGAATTAAACAACAGGCTTTCCCTTGTCCTGAGCTTTATCGTTATGTGGATCGGTTTTGGGCTTGGGAAGGAGATGAGTCAGAAGGGTTGTTGCGTTCTCGTATGCTGCCCGGAACCGGCAAGGAAGTTACCTTTCATTACGGTGCTCCTTTATCCCTTGAATATCGTGACGGCGAAATTGAGAAATTGCCTCGGGCACATCTTATCTGTTTGCGTTCTAAGTCTGCTATTTTAAGAGCTTCTTCGAAGACCAAATTTATTTCTATTCGCTTTCGAACTGGAGCTTTTCGCTATTTTTGCCCAATACCCGCTGAGCAATTGGCTGACAGTTTTATTGATGCCGGAGAGCTTTTGGGTGCTGAAAGTCGCCTTTTGGCTCAACAGATAGACGAGGCAAATGATTTTCAGGAGCGCGTTAGGTTCATCGAAGCGTACTTACTTAAAAGATTGCACCCTTTATTGGATAATGGTCGCCATATTGATCATGCTGTAGACAGTTTTTATTATGACCATTCCTTTGTCCGACCGGTAAATATAAGTGATCAAGTCGGTATGGGAGTTCGTCAGTTTCAAAGGATGTTCAAGACAGCCATGGGGGTAACGCCCAAACGTTTTATCCGTCTTTCCCGGTTTCAACACACTGTTAAGTCTCTGCTGCTGATTGGAGCAGATGATATGCTGGGCACCGCTTTAGAACACGGTTATTACGATCAGTCTCATTTTATTCGGGATTTTAAAGAGTTTACCGGGCAAACTCCGCGGTCATTTTTGGACAGCCAGACTAGTATGACGCATTTTTACAATACGAGCAGACCCCAAAAGACCATAGTCCAATCTTCAACAAAATAA
- a CDS encoding ABC transporter permease, whose product MLDIALKILSKFAWVSVVFIGITVISFWVIHLAPGSPTDMQTTLNPTATVETRQKLEKLYGLDKPIHEQYINWVTRMAKFDFGLSMSGDRRPVWDRIKERLPLTFGMNMASLFLTLIIAVPIGMYSAWKQDGWFDRSMTVLVFIGFAMPGFWLALLLMLWLGIYYPIFPISGLTSLDYELLSPWGKMVDLARHLALPIFIYTFGSLAGMSRFMRSSMLEVLRQDYITTAKAKGLPMRTVLFKHALRNGLLPVITILGLSIPGLIGGSVIIESIFALPGLGQLFYGAVMARDYSLIMGSLVLGAMLTLAGNLLADMAYGLADPRIRAGGQD is encoded by the coding sequence ATGCTGGACATTGCCTTAAAGATACTTTCAAAATTTGCATGGGTTTCCGTGGTCTTTATCGGCATCACGGTGATCAGTTTCTGGGTTATCCATCTTGCACCCGGATCACCCACCGATATGCAGACCACCCTGAACCCTACTGCGACAGTTGAAACCCGCCAGAAGTTGGAAAAACTGTACGGTCTGGATAAGCCTATCCACGAACAATATATCAACTGGGTCACCCGTATGGCTAAGTTCGATTTCGGACTATCCATGTCCGGCGATCGCCGCCCGGTCTGGGATCGCATTAAAGAGCGATTGCCGCTGACTTTCGGCATGAACATGGCCTCGTTGTTTCTGACATTAATAATTGCCGTGCCCATCGGCATGTACTCGGCATGGAAACAAGACGGCTGGTTTGACCGAAGTATGACCGTGCTGGTCTTCATTGGATTTGCCATGCCGGGATTCTGGCTGGCCCTGCTACTCATGCTCTGGCTGGGTATCTACTACCCCATTTTTCCTATATCCGGACTGACCTCACTTGATTACGAACTGCTTTCCCCATGGGGAAAAATGGTTGATCTGGCCCGCCATCTGGCATTGCCCATCTTTATTTATACTTTCGGAAGCTTAGCCGGAATGTCGCGGTTCATGCGTTCTTCCATGCTGGAAGTACTCCGGCAGGACTACATTACCACCGCCAAGGCCAAGGGACTGCCCATGCGCACAGTGCTTTTCAAACACGCGCTGCGTAACGGTCTGCTCCCGGTTATCACCATCCTCGGCCTGTCCATTCCCGGACTCATCGGTGGCAGTGTAATCATTGAATCCATCTTTGCCCTGCCCGGACTGGGACAACTTTTCTACGGAGCAGTTATGGCCCGTGACTATTCTTTGATCATGGGTTCGCTGGTACTAGGTGCCATGCTGACCCTTGCAGGAAACCTGCTGGCAGACATGGCTTACGGGCTGGCTGATCCGCGTATCCGCGCCGGAGGGCAGGACTGA
- a CDS encoding ABC transporter permease — MSKKRPLTPPSKLQKYGLLYLGLFLVGTVSLAAIFAPLLTPYDPNALNVDHLLQGPSTTHLFGTDALGRDVFSRMLYGGRVSLWVGFVAVGISTAIGLALGLAAGYFGGLVDEIIMRGVDVMLCFPSFFLILAVIAFLEPGLTNIMIVIGFTSWMGVARLVRAETLSLRKRDFVLASRLAGAGPTRIMLTHILPNAITPVLVSATLGVAGAILVESSLSFLGLGVQPPEPSWGNLLMDGKEVLEIAPWLSIFPGMAILLTVLGYNLLGEALRDILDPRLKQ; from the coding sequence ATGAGTAAGAAAAGACCGCTCACTCCGCCCTCGAAACTGCAAAAATACGGGCTGCTCTACCTCGGACTTTTCCTTGTAGGCACAGTTTCGCTGGCTGCCATTTTTGCACCCCTGTTAACTCCGTATGATCCCAATGCCCTGAACGTGGATCATCTGCTACAAGGTCCCAGCACAACTCATCTTTTCGGTACAGACGCGCTTGGACGTGATGTTTTCTCCCGCATGCTTTACGGCGGACGTGTTTCACTCTGGGTCGGCTTTGTGGCGGTGGGAATCTCCACTGCCATCGGGCTGGCACTTGGCCTTGCTGCCGGATATTTCGGTGGGCTGGTGGATGAAATCATCATGCGCGGGGTGGATGTGATGCTCTGCTTTCCGTCTTTTTTTCTTATCCTCGCGGTCATCGCCTTTCTTGAACCGGGACTGACCAACATCATGATCGTCATCGGCTTTACCTCATGGATGGGCGTAGCAAGGCTGGTCCGGGCAGAAACTCTTTCCCTGCGCAAGCGTGATTTTGTGCTAGCCTCACGGCTGGCCGGAGCCGGACCTACCCGCATCATGCTGACCCACATTCTGCCTAACGCCATCACTCCCGTGCTGGTCTCGGCAACACTTGGTGTGGCCGGGGCAATCCTTGTGGAATCCTCACTCAGCTTCCTCGGCCTTGGAGTACAGCCCCCGGAACCGTCATGGGGCAACCTGCTCATGGACGGCAAAGAAGTGCTTGAAATCGCACCATGGCTATCCATCTTTCCCGGCATGGCTATCCTGCTGACCGTACTCGGCTATAATCTGCTCGGCGAAGCCCTGCGTGACATCCTCGACCCCAGACTGAAACAATAA
- a CDS encoding DNA repair protein RecN has product MLELLRIRDLALIEDAEIEFSPGMNVLTGETGAGKSFILRAIDFLTGQKMRPDMVRPGKEQAFVEALFIHPDGSESIVRRVLSAQTGRSRVYVDDKLSSQNTIREMGASMILHTSQHAQQKLLQPAYQCRMLDTFLDDISLPIKKDDILTELRALLTKKEELKVRSSSLLEKKDFLEFQRTEIEKVAPYPDEENELLEKKNALRAQEDAGKCIENAMDIMRGPLDVSGGVSALGMEMERICELFPDFGQDREAVIEFKHFLDELAGKLRAQPLDFNSEESIDDIESRLYELSKLKRKLGRTLDQIVDLQQEIQDNLDFLDSCALELAQIEKKEKELVEQLSEALTKLATAREIAATKLTDRVVTELKGLGFSEHVQVKFEFQPHELYPGLNEMRGRLMWIPNPGQAAQPLDKIASGGELSRFLLAITGLQGESEKPTLIFDEVDSGIGGHTLNRVGEKMQDLADRQQLIVISHWPQLAKLAERHFLIHKGVVNKETFTTCRQLDSVEVDVELARMAGEE; this is encoded by the coding sequence ATGCTGGAACTGCTTAGAATACGCGACCTCGCACTCATTGAAGACGCTGAAATAGAATTCTCACCGGGCATGAATGTGCTCACCGGGGAAACCGGTGCCGGTAAATCCTTCATCCTGCGGGCAATTGATTTCCTGACCGGACAAAAAATGCGCCCGGACATGGTTCGTCCCGGCAAGGAACAGGCTTTTGTGGAAGCCCTGTTCATCCACCCGGACGGATCAGAATCCATTGTACGGCGGGTACTTTCGGCACAAACGGGCCGCAGCCGGGTTTACGTGGATGACAAGCTGAGTTCACAGAACACCATCCGCGAAATGGGCGCATCCATGATCCTGCACACCAGCCAGCACGCCCAGCAAAAACTGCTTCAGCCCGCCTACCAATGCCGCATGCTGGATACATTTCTGGATGATATTTCCCTGCCGATTAAAAAGGATGACATCCTAACTGAGCTACGGGCATTGCTGACCAAAAAAGAAGAACTGAAAGTACGCTCCTCTTCCCTGCTGGAGAAAAAAGATTTCCTTGAATTCCAACGCACTGAAATTGAAAAAGTAGCCCCCTACCCGGACGAAGAAAACGAATTACTGGAAAAGAAAAACGCCTTACGCGCGCAGGAAGATGCCGGAAAATGCATTGAGAACGCCATGGATATCATGCGCGGACCACTGGATGTGTCCGGCGGTGTTTCAGCACTAGGCATGGAAATGGAGCGTATTTGCGAACTTTTTCCTGATTTTGGTCAGGACCGGGAAGCAGTCATTGAATTTAAACATTTCCTTGATGAGCTGGCAGGTAAACTTCGTGCTCAGCCCCTTGATTTTAATTCCGAAGAATCCATCGACGACATTGAATCACGGCTCTACGAACTTTCAAAACTTAAACGCAAACTCGGCCGAACTCTTGACCAAATTGTTGATCTGCAACAGGAAATTCAAGACAATTTAGACTTCTTAGATTCCTGCGCCCTTGAGCTGGCCCAGATCGAAAAAAAAGAAAAAGAATTAGTCGAACAGCTTTCCGAAGCTCTTACAAAACTGGCGACAGCCCGTGAAATCGCAGCTACAAAGCTGACAGATCGGGTAGTGACAGAGCTTAAAGGACTTGGATTTTCTGAGCATGTGCAGGTTAAATTTGAATTCCAGCCCCACGAACTTTATCCCGGACTTAATGAAATGCGCGGGCGTTTGATGTGGATTCCCAACCCCGGTCAGGCCGCCCAGCCGCTGGACAAAATCGCATCCGGCGGTGAGCTTTCCCGCTTCCTGCTGGCAATCACTGGGCTGCAAGGCGAATCCGAAAAGCCGACTCTCATCTTTGATGAAGTAGACTCCGGCATCGGCGGGCATACCCTGAACCGGGTAGGAGAAAAAATGCAGGACCTCGCTGACCGCCAACAGCTCATCGTCATCAGCCACTGGCCGCAACTCGCCAAACTGGCCGAACGTCATTTCCTGATCCACAAAGGTGTGGTTAACAAAGAAACTTTTACTACCTGTCGGCAGTTGGATTCTGTTGAAGTTGATGTTGAATTGGCTCGGATGGCTGGGGAGGAATAA
- a CDS encoding nitroreductase family protein — translation MSKTNSVLEALYERRSIRKFTDEPVSRDDLTAILEAGRWAPSGLNNQPYRFLVIHEDDARVAPLAECTKYGHIVKAAKVLICIFLDKQAVYSEMKDHQGAGACIQNMMLAAHSLGLGTVWLGEIINQQDQALEALNQPAGKYELQVVLALGHPDQKGNSKRNELSEYMLEDF, via the coding sequence ATGAGCAAAACTAATTCAGTACTTGAAGCCCTTTATGAACGCCGTTCCATCAGGAAATTCACTGACGAACCGGTTTCACGCGATGACCTGACCGCAATCCTTGAAGCCGGACGCTGGGCACCCAGCGGGCTGAACAACCAGCCATACCGTTTTCTGGTAATCCATGAGGATGACGCAAGAGTCGCCCCCCTTGCGGAGTGCACCAAATACGGACACATAGTTAAGGCAGCCAAAGTGCTGATCTGCATTTTTCTGGATAAACAAGCCGTGTACAGCGAGATGAAAGATCATCAGGGCGCGGGAGCCTGTATTCAGAATATGATGCTGGCCGCGCATTCCCTCGGATTGGGAACCGTCTGGCTTGGAGAAATCATCAACCAGCAGGATCAGGCCCTGGAAGCACTGAACCAGCCTGCTGGAAAATACGAACTTCAGGTTGTCCTCGCCCTCGGCCACCCGGACCAGAAAGGCAACTCAAAACGAAACGAACTCTCAGAATATATGTTGGAGGATTTTTAA